The DNA sequence GGGAATGGAGTAGTGCTGCTGATAAGTCGGTAAGACTGAAATGACCGTATCTCCAGCCTCTACCAGCGAGGAGTAAATCAATGCATTGGCCCCGATTGCGCCATGAGTGATCATAATGTTATCAGCTGTTTGTTTCTGATACTGTTGACAAATCAACCCTCGCAGCCGCTCGGATCCGGTAATAGCACCGTAAGTCATTTTGGTATCAAGCAGCGTTTCCCAGTGAAAATCTGCGCTTCTGTCTGACATCGCCACTAATTGACGCAGTGTCAGCGACTCAACACAGGTTTCAGCCAGATTAAGCTGACAACGGGTTTCCCATTCATTCATCCACTGCTCAACACCAAACGGTTCAATATACATTTCAATTATCCTTATTTTGCCAGCATGTCTGAATCAGAGCAGCGATCGCGATATCTTCAATACCTAATCCCAGAGAACGGAAGAAAACATGACGTTGATAATCCGGTTTTTCACAACGTCCGGTTACCAGTTCAGGTAAATCACCACGAATCGCACTGCGCTGCCAGCCATAATCGCTTTCTGCTATCACCATTTCACCTGCCTGAGCCGGGGTCGTTGCGCGATAGTCACAATACACATCCATATCTGACAAAGCTTCTGGCGGGATTTCATGCGCACGCATGGCGTTAGTGCTGATTGATGTGACCAGGCAAGGATGAGTGAGCCAGTCAGGTTGAATCACTGGTGTCGCTGAAGAGGTACACAGCATCACCACATCGGCCCCTGTCACAGCCAGCTCAACAGAAGGATAAAGCGCCAGTCTGGCTGAATCCACCCCTGTTTCTTCACTTAATTGCCCTACAGTGATGTGATTACTGCGGCTAACGACTCTGATCTCATGCCAGTTGCGTAAAGAAGCTGCATATCTGATGTGTGCTTTAGCAACTGGTCCGGTTCCGACTACCGTGAGAATGGAGGCGCGTGCAGGGGCTAACTGCTCTACAGCAAGCACAGTGGTTGCGGCAGTACGTTCAGTCGTCAATCGCGAAGCATCGCACAACAGGACAGGCTGTCCGGTGGTGGTTGACAATAATAGTGTCCAGGCAGTGATAATGGGCTTTTTCCCGGTAACCAGATAAGGTGATATTTTGACACCCAGCACACCTTCATGCAGGTCCGCACCGAAATAGTTAATAAAATCGCCGCGACCTTCAGGTAACAAAACCAGCTGTTGATCGGGTTGTACTGCCTTTTCCTCTGCCAGACGGATGAAAACGTGTCGTAATGCTGACAATACATCGTGTTGATTAAGTAACGACGTTGTCTGCTCCGCCGTCAGAACTGGGATCCCAGGGTTGGCCATTGTGCTGTCCACTTACATAGGTGAAAACTAATTTTTTGAACTAAAAAGTACATCATGAATTTTTTTTTTACAATGATAGTGTACTCTCGCTACACAATACAATCCATCATTTCCATTTAAAGATAAACAGAGAGCAGCAAGATGAGCGCAGTAATGCCTGACGATGCACAATTTACGTTACTCAAGTCGATCGCGGAGGGGATCGCTGCGCTGTTTTTTCCGTCCGTTGAAGTAGTGATTCACAACGTCACCACAGGCAAAGTGGCTTATATTGCCAATAATCTATCCAAAAGACAGCCGGGAGATGATGCAGGGCTGGAAGAGGCAGAGATCAGTAATCTGCCATCAGTCAGTGGTCCGTACCAAAAGTTAAACTGGGATGGACGGACTATCCGTTCGGTCAGTATTGCGACAGACGATGCCAGCAATCCCCGCTATTTGTTGTGTATCAATCTTGATACATCGATATTTGAGGAAGCGAAAAATGCGCTGGAGCTTTTTCTGTCTGTGACTCGTCTGCAACCTCAGCCTACAGAATTGTTCAAAGATGACTGGCAGGAGAAGATTAATACTTATCTTCACAAGTGGTTGAAAGAAAACAACACATCACTATCATCACTCAATCGGCAGCAGAAAAAACAGCTGGTCATTTCACTTTTTAATGAGGGGGCTTTCAGAGCAAAGAATGCCACTGACTATATTTCCAGTGTATTGAATTTAGGTAGAACAACGACCTATAAATATCTTAAGGAAATGAAGAATAAGTAGAGTCATAGCAGAATGACATTATCCAAAAGAGAAAGATGAAAATCGTAGTAACCAGGCTGAACAAAAATTTGGTGATCTCTCTGAGAGGTTGTACACCGCGTACTATGCTCATTTTTAAAGTTTACTGATGACCTGTACCAATGTTTATTGTTCCCGGTGACTTTACACTCTGATATACCACCACGGGCGGAATCCGAAAAGAAAGCGCTGCTTTTGCCACGACTATCATCTGTTTAAGCTCACGTGTTCATACAAAGCGCGCAAGCCAGTAGCGTACTGGCCTGCTCTTTTATCCCGTGAACCGATGAAATGTATCAGGCACGACCAGGGTTATTCGTCTCCTTTAGCCGCACTCTGCTAACCAGTAATAGCCTGGAACAACGATACCAAAGAGGTACATCATCGAAAATTTCATCTGCTACTCATCAGAAATGTTCTTCTCCGCACCTGATTTTTTTTGCTCATGATTCACTTCACGCCAGATACGCCAAACCATAAACAATAAAGCAGCAACCCCAACGATTAAGACCACCCAGACCAATAGATTATTGCGCTTAGATCCACTATTTTCTTTTAAATCAGCCACCAAACGATCGAGACCACCCAGCACAATATTTTCATGAATTTCCGCTTCCGCAATCCAATCCAGATCAGATGTCTTACGTATCTCGCGAGGGATCAAAGTGTCGAGAGGCACCATGGCTGATTCAGCGGCACGATTGCCCACAGTCAAAAGATAAGGTGCTTTTCCCTGAGTAAGAAAGATTAACTGATAGCTGATATGGTTACCGGTAATCTGAGGCATTACTTCAGGTAGCCGTGTATTGAGCGTGGTAAGCCGGATAGCCTGCACGGGTTCAACAGACAAAGGGATAGCCGATGTAGTGGTCAACTAATTTTGGCCACACGACCTGACTGTTCGTGGAACAGCCGCTCTGATTCATTTGGCGTTAAGCCACCGTTATACCAGTGGGGCCGGATGGCACTGTAATAGCCCGTGATGTAGCTGATTATCGCGCTCTGAGCCTCGTTGAAGCTGTTATAGCCCTTCGTCGGCACCCATTCGGTCTTCAGGCTCCGGAAGAACCGCTCCATCGGGGCATTATCCCAGCAGTTACCCCGGCGACTCATGCTCTGCTTTATCCGACAGCGCCACAGACCCTGCCGGTACTGACGGCTGGTATAGTGGCTGCCCTGATCGCTGTGGAACATCACGCCTGTTGGCTTACCCCGAAGCTCCCAGGCCATCTGCAATGCTTTGACCGTGAGGGCCGAGTCCGGCGACGTCGATATCGCCCAGCCCACAGGTTTGCGGGCGAACAGATCCAGCACTGCTGCCAGATAAGCCCAGCATTTTCCCGTCCAGATATACGTCACATCGCCGCACCAGACCTGATCCGGCGCGGTAACCGCGAACTGCCGGTCGAGATGGTTCGGTATTTCAATGTGTTCGTTCCCGCCGCGTTTGAATTTATGCGCCGGGACCTGGCAACTGGCGATATCCAGCTCTTTCATCAGCTTACCGGCCAGCCATCGCCCGAGTCTGACGCCCTTAGCGCTGACCATCGTGGCGATACTTCTCGCGCCAGCAGAGCCACCACTGGCGTTCCAGACTTCACTGACGAGACTCCGTTTAACGGCACGCTCGGCGTCAGAATCCCTGCCATTTTTACGAATGTAGCGATAACTGCTTCGGTGAACACCGAACAGCCGGCCCAATGGCGCTACCGGGTAGTGCGCCCTCAGACTGTCTATTATCGTGAACTGTTCAGGGAGTCCGACATCAAGAGCGCGGTAGCCTTTTCTAGGATTTCATTCTCCATTTCAAGGCGTTGTATCCGTTTTCTCATTTCCCTGAGTTCAGTCTGCTCAGGCGTCAGAGGCAGCCCCGGGGGCGTTTTCCCCTGGCGCTCGATACGTAACGATTTTACCCGGCGGTTGATGGCGGAGAGGCTGACGTTCATCGCCTTAGCCGCCTCGCCGTGAGTGTAGTTCTGATCCAGGACCAGTTTTGCCGCTTCGACTTTAAATTCAGCAGTAAATGCTTTGCTCATTGGTTCACCTATAAGATGTTGAGGTGAGCATATCACCTCTGCTCAGGTGGCCAAATTCAGTGTGCCACTACAAGCACACCTGTTGCGCCGCCCTGAATAATCAAGGCATAGAGCGGTTTTTTATGTCTCAGTCGCCAGCCGAGCACTAACATCACAATGGCAAATAAAGCGACGACAACTAAACGTAGTTCCACAGGGAAGACAAAAAGTCTGTTTTCCACTGAATATCGCAACAGGAAAGATATTCCGATAAATAATAACAATACACCCAGTTTAGCGAGAGGATTTCCCTGCATGAACCAGCGGAACAGTGAGGTAAAAAGCCCACTAACTACTGATGGTGTCTGACTGGCAAAACTGTCATCCCAGCCATTAGTCTGCTGATGCGGTGAGTGCTGCGTATCAGCGATTACAGCAACATGCTCTGGCTCTGGCTCTGGCTCTGGCTCTGGCTCTGGTATTTTTTCATTGAGCGGCGCAGAAGTGACAACGCTTTTTTCAGGAGCAAAGGCCACAGCTTCTGTCCGGGTGACAGATTCACCTGACGGGTTCCTGTTGTCACGCGCTTCCAGCGCTTCGATACGCAGGTTTAGTTCATGCAACTGCGCTGAAATTTTCTTCGTGCGCTGGTGTGCTGAGATTGCCAGAATAGGTATGAAAAGACCGACAAAAAGCAAAAAAACAATGGCGAGAAACACTAATTCTTCCATGCTTTAGTACTCTCTTTTATTCATAAACGATCATAGTTACACAAGCGGATACTGTTTGTCCGAAAAAAGATTCGGGGATGTAACAACTATAGACAGAACGAGGATGCAATAAACAGGATGCAGTCACCACATCCTATCCGGTATCTGATCTGATAGTTACAGAATTGACTGAGAAAATAAACAAAAGGGGATGTTGCTCTGTCTCTCATTTTCTTCTTTTGCTGATACCCTCTGGCTTATAACTCATCACAAGATAGCGTGGTAATAATTTCATATGAAATCTTTATTTTCAGCAATTTTGTAGCTATTCTTTAGTTAGTGTCCCGCCTCACTCACTACTCTCACAAACAGGTAAGCAGATGAATAAAATTACACAGTTTTCCACTATCGGCGCATTAATGTCGGGTTTTTTCAAAGGTGAGTTTTGCTTATTACTAGGAAAATCACAGTATAGTTTCGGTTTAGGCTGTTCTGAAAAACTGAATGGAGAACTGACTGTTTTCGACGGTATTGCTTACCGGGCGACAGCGGATGAATCACTGACAGAGCTGGAAAAAAACAGTCCGCTGCCTTTTGTTCAGGTGACTGATTTTACGCCACAACACCAACATAATACCGGAGAAGTCAACGAACAGAACATCGAAAGCATTCTGCGACAGTCGATTAATCCCGATAACATCTTTCTCGCAATCACCATCGAAGCCCACTTTGATACCATGATCATACGTCGTCCACACCGCCAGGATGAGGGTGAACGTAGTGTTGAGGAAGTAGCATCTGCGCAGCAGGTCGATACCCATCACGCGATTGGTGGTCATTTAGTTGGTTTCTGGACACCTGAGCTTTTTGGCCGGGTTTCTGTGCCCGGTTTTCATTTTCACTTTTTAGACACCGAAAAGCATATTAGCGGGCATGTTCTGCAATTCTCAGCTAAAAGCGCTGTTCTGTCATTTGAAGAGAAAAGGAGTATCGAAATAACCTTACCTGATAGCGAAGAGTACACGTCATTACCGATAGATGTAGCTAAACTCGACCAGTTAATTCATAAAATTGAAAAATAACATCGGGTTACAAAGGATAAATGAAAAACTTGCCAGCCGCCGTCGTTTACGGCAAGTTATCATTTCCGATCTGTTCAGGGTGGAATATGAACGACAACTATCAGATAGACCATCTTGACCGGGGTATCTTAACCGCATTGATGGAAAATGCCCGCACAGCTTATGCTGAACTGGCGAAGCAATTTAATGTCAGTCCAGGTACGATCCATGTGCGGGTCGAGAAAATGAAGCAGGCGGGAATCATCAAAGGAACCCGTGTTGAAATTGATCCTAAAAATCTCGGATACGATGTTTGCTGCTTCATTGGGATTATCCTAAAAAGCGCCAGAGACTATACTTCCGCCGTCACCAAATTAGAACAGCTTGATGAAGTGGTTGAGGCCTGGTACACCACAGGTCATTACAGCATCTTTATCAAAGTCATGTGCCGTTCAATTGATGCGCTTCAACAAGTGTTGATCAATAAGATCCAGACCATTGATGAAATCCAGTCAACTGAAACACTGATCTCTTTACAAAATCCCATCATGAGAACTATCAAACCCTGACAGGGGATATATTTATCCCCATCCCATATCAACCAGTAATCCTGTAAAATTCAGTAACTGCAATATCTGAAAATAGCACTCTTTTCCAAAAACCTTACTTTTCCACAGGTAGATCACAATGAGATCACAGCGTACACTGTAGGCAATTTTCATGTATCTGGATCAACTATGACTGAGATAACCCTGATCACTGGCAGTACGCTTGGTAGTGCAGAATATGTAGCTGAACATCTGGCCGGGAAACTTGAAGAGGATAGATTTTCCATCACGCTTCATCATGGTCCTGAGGCTGATGAAATTGAACCCAGTGGTGTATGGCTTATTGTCGCTTCAACCCACGGAGCGGGTGATCTACCTGAGAATTTACAGCCCTTCTTTGAAGCTTTGCAGTCAGAAAACCCCGATCTGTCACAAGTTAGCTATGGTGCTGTAGGGCTGGGTAGTCGTGAATATGATCTCTTTTGTGGTGCCATAAAAAAACTGGATCAACTCCTGCAATCATTAGGAGCGAAAAAGATCGGTGAAAGACTGGAAATCGATGTCACCGAACATGACATCCCAGAGGATCCTGCCGAAGTCTGGTTAGAAAGCTGGAAAAAACAACTTTCCTGAGCAGCGATCAAGCTGTTTCCTTCAGATCAGCAGAATAGATTTGTAAATTATGCGCTAAAAAGAACAAAAAAGCAGCAATCAGATGTGGATAACTATGCTGTTTTCACGTTAACATCCGGTGGTTATTCAAATAACAACCTGATGTGCTGACAAGGGCTGTGAATAACATGCTGTTTTGATCCCAGCTTATACGGGAAAGGATCACCGTTCATCAACAACAAATGATCCTTTCCAACCGATTGTTTATAGGCAACTAAAAACGCTTATCCACAATGATCGGCGATCCTAATAGAAGATCTAATAAAGAGATCTTTAAATAAAAAGATCTTCTTTTAATTAAGCACTGACGTGGCATGCTTTCACCGCAACCTAAAGTTGAGTAGAATTCCTCACCGAAGCACGATCTTCCTTTGCAATCTATCGAGGCCAGTACCATGTTTTATCCAGATCCTTTTGACGTCATTGTGATCGGTGGCGGTCATGCAGGAACAGAAGCCGCCTTAGCCGCAGCAAGAATGGGACAAAAAACGCTCTTATTGACCCACAATATCGATAATCTGGGACAAATGTCCTGTAATCCGGCAATTGGTGGAATTGGCAAAGGACATCTGGTCAAAGAGATTGATGCACTCGGTGGCCTGATGGCTCACGCAATTGATCGGGCAGGAATTCAGTTTAGGATACTAAACAGCAGTAAGGGACCGGCAGTCCGGGCAACCCGTGCTCAGGCCGATCGTGCACTGTACAAACAAGCGGTAAGAACCACGTTAGAAAACCAACCCAACTTAATGATCTTCCAGCAAGCAGTTGAAGATCTTATCGTTGAAAATCACCAGGTAGTAGGTGTTGTGACACAAATGGGGCTGAAATTTCGCTCCAGGACAACAATTCTGACAGTAGGCACTTTTCTCGATGGTAAAATTCATATCGGGATGGACAACTATAGCGGTGGTCGTGCGGGTGATCCCCCTTCCATTCCACTCGCCAGAAGATTACGTGAATTACCACTGCGGGTCAGCCGACTAAAAACCGGCACACCACCACGTATTGATGCGCGAACGATAGATTTTTCCCGACTGGCAAAACAACATGGTGATACGCCAGTACCCGTATTTTCTTTTATGGGCCGGGCTGAAGAACATCCGGCGCAGGTGCCATGCTATATCACTGACACCAATGAAAAAACGCATGATGTGATACGAAATAACCTCGATCGTAGCCCGATGTATGCCGGTGTTATCGAAGGGATAGGTCCACGTTATTGTCCGTCGATTGAAGATAAAGTGATGCGATTTGCTGATCGTAATTCCCATCAGATCTTTCTTGAACCTGAAGGACTTACCAGCAACGAAATTTATCCTAACGGGATCTCAACCAGTTTACCTTTTGATGTTCAAATGCAAATCGTGCATTCAATGCAAGGTATGGAAAATGCCCGCATCGTCCGTCCTGGATATGCCATTGAATATGATTTTTTCGATCCCAGAGATCTGAAGCCAACACTGGAAAGTAAGTTTATTGAAAACCTCTTTTTTGCAGGCCAAATAAACGGCACAACTGGTTATGAAGAAGCTGCTGCACAAGGATTATTAGCCGGGATCAATGCCGGACGGCGGGCAGCAGAAAAAGAAGCATGGTTCCCTCAGCGCGATCAGGCTTATCTGGGTGTGCTGGTGGATGATCTGTGTACACTGGGAACCAAAGAACCTTACCGCATGTTCACCTCAAGAGCTGAGTATCGGTTGATGCTCAGAGAAGATAATGCAGATGCCCGACTCACAGAAGAAGGGCGACGTCTGGGATTAGTTGATGATCTACGCTGGGCCCGTTTCAATGAAAAAATGGAGCAAATTGAACGTGAGCGGCAAAGACTGTGCAGTATTCAGGTTCACCCAAAATCAGATTGTGTTGCTGAAGTAAACAGCATTCTGAGTGCAGATCTGACCAAAGAAGGGCATGGAGAAGATCTACTACGACGTCCTGAGATGTCTTATCAGCGTCTTACGTCTATTAACATTTTTGCACCCGCTCTGGCTGACGATGAAGCAGCTGAACAAGTGGAAATACTGGTTAAATACGAAGGTTATATTGCCAGACAACAGGAAGAGATCGAGCGTCAGCGGCGTAATGAAAATACAGCTCTTCCATCCGATCTGGATTACAAACAGGTCTCAGGTTTATCTAATGAAGTGATAGCCAAGCTTAATGACCATAAGCCCGTTTCGATTGGTCAGGCATCACGTATTTCAGGTATCACACCTGCGGCAATATCCATACTACTTATTTATCTTAAAAAGCAGGGACTTCTTAGAAAAAGTGCCTGATTTAACAATCGACATAGTCTGAAATTACACGAGTGGGAGTAGGTAGTGGTTAGTGAGCTGAATTTACTGTTAAAGGAAGCTGGTATTACGCTGAATGAGCAGCAAAAACAGCAACTAACAGGGTATATCGCGTTGCTCAATAGGTGGAACAAAGCGTATAACCTGACTTCAGTACGCGATCCTCACCAAATGCTGATCCGCCATATTATGGACAGTATTGTTGTTGCCCCTTATCTGCAGGGAGTGCGTATTATTGATGTAGGAACCGGACCCGGATTACCGGGTATCCCCCTGGCGATTGTCCGACCTGAAGCCCATTTCACACTGCTGGACAGCCTTGGCAAACGGGTTCGCTTTCTCAGGCAAGTTCAGCATGAGTTGAAAATAACCAATGTTGATCCAGTTCAGAGCAGGGTAGAAGAGTTTCTTCCTGAGCCGCCTTTTGACGGGGTAATTAGTCGCGCTTTTGCTTCTCTGACTGATATGGTTGACTGGTGTCATCATCTGCCGGGCAACAATGGCCGCTTCTATGCCATGAAAGGTTTGATCCGGGAGGATGAACTCTCTTCATTACCGAAACAGGCAGAGGTTGAGAAAGTTGTCAGGCTGAGGGTTCCTCAGCTGGCTGAGGAGCGTCATCTTATCATAGCCAGGATCAATCCCCTTTCTTCCCGCACAGAAGCGGTGAGTGGTACATCCCGAGTGTAGTTGATCATTGAAAATCACACGTTACTGATGAGATAACCTTCATCTCATCAGTGGTCATCCTCGATTATTGGCTGATTATTGGTTTCGTGCGTAATCTGTTTTTTTGAGGGATATCAAATAAATGTTTAAAAAAATGGCGCATAAAAAAGCGGTTCCTGTCTGCAATAAATTATAGCTGATTTACTGATTCAGGCAGCATCAACCCTTAAGCAAAATGGCAATAACCTCTTTGAAAAAAAGAAGATTTAAAATTTTTTTATAGTTTCATTAAGTAATGAAATGAGTGGTTTTAGATAAATCACTAAGTGAAAGGCATTAAAATTGATTATAGTTTTTAATATTATTGATTTTTAACTTCTTTTTGTATTTTATTCCCCTTTTTCTGAATATTTAAAAATTGTGATCAATATCTTGTTTTACTATTATCCTGAGCAATTCTACAGTTTTTATGCAAATTTACGGCTTGGGGGAAGGTTCGGGAAAAGTTACTGAAAGTAAGAAATTTCGATATATCCTCACGTTTTTGTTAATCACGCATTGAAATTACAAGGGTGCATCGTATAATCTGCACGCTTTTTGCTGCTTGACTCGAATGGATAATGGCAGTTTCATACAGGGTAAGACAACCCAATAGGGAAACAGGAGTCAATTTGAGATATGTCAGTTCCCCTGTATAAAATAAAGAAAGTCCGAACCTTATTGACTGCGCAGATAGCGGTCATTGTTGTGGCAGGTTCACTGTTTTTTTTAAAAGACCTGAGTTGGGGAATGTCTGCACTGGCAGGAGGCTTAGCAGCATTTTTGCCAAACCTGTGTTTTATGTTTTTTGCCTGGCATCATCAGGCAGGGGAACCAGTAGCCGGGCGTATTGCATGGCGTTTTGCTTTCGGTGAAGCCTGCAAAGTACTGAGTATGGTACTGCTGTTGATTGTCGCTTTGGCTGTATTTAAAGCGGCTTTTCTTCCGCTTGGAATGACCTGGTTATCAGTGATGATGGTGCAAATTATCACACTGGCTGTAATTAACAATAAAGGGTAGAGGCATCATGGCAGCAGGAGAAATCGCTACGCCACAAGAGTATATAGGTCATCATCTGAATAATCTTCAGATTGATCTGCGTACTTTAGAGCTGGTCAGTCCGCATCATCCACCAGATACGTTCTGG is a window from the Erwinia sp. genome containing:
- the asnC gene encoding Regulatory protein AsnC (ID:JIFNMEKO_03304;~source:Prodigal:2.6), which codes for MNDNYQIDHLDRGILTALMENARTAYAELAKQFNVSPGTIHVRVEKMKQAGIIKGTRVEIDPKNLGYDVCCFIGIILKSARDYTSAVTKLEQLDEVVEAWYTTGHYSIFIKVMCRSIDALQQVLINKIQTIDEIQSTETLISLQNPIMRTIKP
- the atpI gene encoding ATP synthase protein I (ID:JIFNMEKO_03308;~source:Prodigal:2.6), producing MSVPLYKIKKVRTLLTAQIAVIVVAGSLFFLKDLSWGMSALAGGLAAFLPNLCFMFFAWHHQAGEPVAGRIAWRFAFGEACKVLSMVLLLIVALAVFKAAFLPLGMTWLSVMMVQIITLAVINNKG
- the dauR_3 gene encoding Transcriptional regulator DauR (ID:JIFNMEKO_03299;~source:Prodigal:2.6), which encodes MSAVMPDDAQFTLLKSIAEGIAALFFPSVEVVIHNVTTGKVAYIANNLSKRQPGDDAGLEEAEISNLPSVSGPYQKLNWDGRTIRSVSIATDDASNPRYLLCINLDTSIFEEAKNALELFLSVTRLQPQPTELFKDDWQEKINTYLHKWLKENNTSLSSLNRQQKKQLVISLFNEGAFRAKNATDYISSVLNLGRTTTYKYLKEMKNK
- the mnmG gene encoding tRNA uridine 5-carboxymethylaminomethyl modification enzyme MnmG (ID:JIFNMEKO_03306;~source:Prodigal:2.6), with the protein product MFYPDPFDVIVIGGGHAGTEAALAAARMGQKTLLLTHNIDNLGQMSCNPAIGGIGKGHLVKEIDALGGLMAHAIDRAGIQFRILNSSKGPAVRATRAQADRALYKQAVRTTLENQPNLMIFQQAVEDLIVENHQVVGVVTQMGLKFRSRTTILTVGTFLDGKIHIGMDNYSGGRAGDPPSIPLARRLRELPLRVSRLKTGTPPRIDARTIDFSRLAKQHGDTPVPVFSFMGRAEEHPAQVPCYITDTNEKTHDVIRNNLDRSPMYAGVIEGIGPRYCPSIEDKVMRFADRNSHQIFLEPEGLTSNEIYPNGISTSLPFDVQMQIVHSMQGMENARIVRPGYAIEYDFFDPRDLKPTLESKFIENLFFAGQINGTTGYEEAAAQGLLAGINAGRRAAEKEAWFPQRDQAYLGVLVDDLCTLGTKEPYRMFTSRAEYRLMLREDNADARLTEEGRRLGLVDDLRWARFNEKMEQIERERQRLCSIQVHPKSDCVAEVNSILSADLTKEGHGEDLLRRPEMSYQRLTSINIFAPALADDEAAEQVEILVKYEGYIARQQEEIERQRRNENTALPSDLDYKQVSGLSNEVIAKLNDHKPVSIGQASRISGITPAAISILLIYLKKQGLLRKSA
- a CDS encoding hypothetical protein (ID:JIFNMEKO_03301;~source:Prodigal:2.6), yielding MGPDGTVIARDVADYRALSLVEAVIALRRHPFGLQAPEEPLHRGIIPAVTPATHALLYPTAPQTLPVLTAGIVAALIAVEHHACWLTPKLPGHLQCFDREGRVRRRRYRPAHRFAGEQIQHCCQISPAFSRPDIRHIAAPDLIRRGNRELPVEMVRYFNVFVPAAFEFMRRDLATGDIQLFHQLTGQPSPESDALSADHRGDTSRASRATTGVPDFTDETPFNGTLGVRIPAIFTNVAITASVNTEQPAQWRYRVVRPQTVYYRELFRESDIKSAVAFSRISFSISRRCIRFLISLSSVCSGVRGSPGGVFPWRSIRNDFTRRLMAERLTFIALAASP
- a CDS encoding hypothetical protein (ID:JIFNMEKO_03302;~source:Prodigal:2.6), whose protein sequence is MEELVFLAIVFLLFVGLFIPILAISAHQRTKKISAQLHELNLRIEALEARDNRNPSGESVTRTEAVAFAPEKSVVTSAPLNEKIPEPEPEPEPEPEHVAVIADTQHSPHQQTNGWDDSFASQTPSVVSGLFTSLFRWFMQGNPLAKLGVLLLFIGISFLLRYSVENRLFVFPVELRLVVVALFAIVMLVLGWRLRHKKPLYALIIQGGATGVLVVAH
- the vioD_2 gene encoding Capreomycidine synthase (ID:JIFNMEKO_03297;~source:Prodigal:2.6), which codes for MYIEPFGVEQWMNEWETRCQLNLAETCVESLTLRQLVAMSDRSADFHWETLLDTKMTYGAITGSERLRGLICQQYQKQTADNIMITHGAIGANALIYSSLVEAGDTVISVLPTYQQHYSIPASYGAEVKLHRCARRTVFCRISKS
- a CDS encoding hypothetical protein (ID:JIFNMEKO_03300;~source:Prodigal:2.6); its protein translation is MQAIRLTTLNTRLPEVMPQITGNHISYQLIFLTQGKAPYLLTVGNRAAESAMVPLDTLIPREIRKTSDLDWIAEAEIHENIVLGGLDRLVADLKENSGSKRNNLLVWVVLIVGVAALLFMVWRIWREVNHEQKKSGAEKNISDE
- the dauB gene encoding NAD(P)H-dependent anabolic L-arginine dehydrogenase DauB (ID:JIFNMEKO_03298;~source:Prodigal:2.6) codes for the protein MANPGIPVLTAEQTTSLLNQHDVLSALRHVFIRLAEEKAVQPDQQLVLLPEGRGDFINYFGADLHEGVLGVKISPYLVTGKKPIITAWTLLLSTTTGQPVLLCDASRLTTERTAATTVLAVEQLAPARASILTVVGTGPVAKAHIRYAASLRNWHEIRVVSRSNHITVGQLSEETGVDSARLALYPSVELAVTGADVVMLCTSSATPVIQPDWLTHPCLVTSISTNAMRAHEIPPEALSDMDVYCDYRATTPAQAGEMVIAESDYGWQRSAIRGDLPELVTGRCEKPDYQRHVFFRSLGLGIEDIAIAALIQTCWQNKDN
- the alsD_2 gene encoding Alpha-acetolactate decarboxylase (ID:JIFNMEKO_03303;~source:Prodigal:2.6) gives rise to the protein MNKITQFSTIGALMSGFFKGEFCLLLGKSQYSFGLGCSEKLNGELTVFDGIAYRATADESLTELEKNSPLPFVQVTDFTPQHQHNTGEVNEQNIESILRQSINPDNIFLAITIEAHFDTMIIRRPHRQDEGERSVEEVASAQQVDTHHAIGGHLVGFWTPELFGRVSVPGFHFHFLDTEKHISGHVLQFSAKSAVLSFEEKRSIEITLPDSEEYTSLPIDVAKLDQLIHKIEK
- the rsmG gene encoding Ribosomal RNA small subunit methyltransferase G (ID:JIFNMEKO_03307;~source:Prodigal:2.6), translating into MVSELNLLLKEAGITLNEQQKQQLTGYIALLNRWNKAYNLTSVRDPHQMLIRHIMDSIVVAPYLQGVRIIDVGTGPGLPGIPLAIVRPEAHFTLLDSLGKRVRFLRQVQHELKITNVDPVQSRVEEFLPEPPFDGVISRAFASLTDMVDWCHHLPGNNGRFYAMKGLIREDELSSLPKQAEVEKVVRLRVPQLAEERHLIIARINPLSSRTEAVSGTSRV
- the mioC gene encoding Protein MioC (ID:JIFNMEKO_03305;~source:Prodigal:2.6), which translates into the protein MTEITLITGSTLGSAEYVAEHLAGKLEEDRFSITLHHGPEADEIEPSGVWLIVASTHGAGDLPENLQPFFEALQSENPDLSQVSYGAVGLGSREYDLFCGAIKKLDQLLQSLGAKKIGERLEIDVTEHDIPEDPAEVWLESWKKQLS